In a genomic window of Gossypium arboreum isolate Shixiya-1 chromosome 7, ASM2569848v2, whole genome shotgun sequence:
- the LOC108452292 gene encoding histidine kinase 2-like isoform X1 yields the protein MSCSSGTGNFVKLSGLLGEIHRGALVKMSMNGKLPASTCRLPANSRLKKAKEIMHRSNSFKKWNRYLIFLWLLGFFSVGFIWFLTSFNGVPSEGNEKIPPSCEDNARILLQHFNVSKNQLHALASFFYESDQVAFLECSRHSGPEKPSSDDITCALNVLCSKKPDFEKQMWVAKSSELKDQCPVWVENTPSAHELSFPEHDSYVVPNAVSSLPWEHHTSRKNTSRRTAPGVQSKDHCENLSFCMVKGCWLLLVGLVLSCQIPGVRLKLWRSRESEPALLQPVPQKLQLLLQQKHQQQAQGPPKGAGKWRKKLLIISVLMGILTSIWLFWHLNQKINLRREETLANMCDERARMLQDQFNVSMNHVHALALLVSTFHHGKHPSAVDQKTFGEYTERTAFERPLTSGVAYALKVLHSEREQFEKQHGWTIKKMETEDQTLVQDCLTENLDPASVKDEYAPVIFSQETVSHIVSIDMMSGKEDRENILRARATGKGVLTSPFKLLKSNHVGVVLTFAVYNKDLPPDATPELRIEATVGYLGASYDVPSLVEKLLHQLASKQTIVVNVYDTTNSSARISMYGTDVTDTGLLHVSSLDFGDPLRKHEMHCRFKQKPPLPWTAINASLGFLVITLLVGHIFHAAISRIAKVENDYREMMELKARAEAADIAKSQFLATVSHEIRTPMNGVLGMLKMLMDTDLDAVQRDYAETAHASGKDLISLINEVLDQAKIESGRLELEDVPFDLRCLLDNVLSLSSDKSNDKGIELAVYVSDRVPEVVVGDPGRFRQIIINLVGNSIKFTQDKGHIFVSVHLVDEVKGACDVGDKVLQQGLNLVQDMSSKTYNTLSGFPVVDRWRSWENFKTLNSKDAVEDPEKIKLLVTVEDTGVGIHLGDQDRIFTPFVQADSSTSRHYGGTGIGLSISKHLVELMHGEIGFVSEPGIGSTFSFTGSFAKGEVSSLDSRWKQYDPVVSEFQGLRALVVDNRSIRAEVTGYHLRRLGISLDVISSMESTCTYLSNACGTSDFAHLAMILIDKDAWNQETVLQFSSLLKEHRQNGRLNVSTNFPKIFLLATAMTPLERSKLKTAGFVDNVLMKPLRLSVIVACFQELLGNGRKDQVHRKKTTLGTLLREKRILVVDDNKVNRRVAEGALKKYGAIVSCVEKGQDALDKLRPPHNFDACFMDLQMPEMDGFEATRQIRSVETQVNEKIGSGEASIDMYGNVSYWHIPILAMTADVIQTTNEECMKCGMDGYVSKPFEEEQLYSAVASFFESG from the exons ATGAGTTGTTCTTCTGGAACTGGGAATTTTGTGAAGCTCTCAGGGCTCCTCGGGGAAATACATAGAGGTGCTTTAGTCAAGATGTCTATGAACGGCAAACTTCCCGCTTCTACTTGTAGATTGCCAGCAAATTCCAGGCTAAAAAAGGCTAAGGAGATTATGCATCGATCCAATTCTTTCAAGAAATGGAACAGATACCTTATCTTCCTCTGGCTTTTAGGCTTCTTTTCTGTTGGATTTATTTGGTTCTTGACGAGTTTCAATGGCGTACCCTCGGAGGGGAATGAGAAAATTCCCCCTTCTTGTGAAGACAACGCAAGAATCTTGCTCCAACATTTCAATGTTAGCAAGAACCAGCTTCATGCTTTAGCTTCTTTCTTCTACGAATCAGATCAG GTAGCATTCCTTGAATGTTCCAGACATTCAGGTCCTGAAAAGCCATCAAGTGATGATATTACCTGTGCTCTTAATGTTCTGTGTTCAAAGAAGCCAGACTTTGAAAAGCAGATGTGGGTTGCAAAAAGTTCAGAACTTAAGGATCAATGCCCAGTTTGGGTTGAGAATACTCCCAGTGCACATGAATTGTCATTTCCAGAGCACGATTCTTATGTTGTACCGAATGCTGTTTCATCATTACCATGGGAGCATCACACCAGCAGAAAG AACACCTCGCGAAGAACTGCACCAGGAGTCCAGTCAAAAGACCATTGTGAGAACTTGTCTTTTTGTATGGTGAAAGGATGTTGGTTGCTTCTTGTTGGACTGGTGCTGAGCTGCCAGATTCCAGGAGTCCGTTTGAAGCTGTGGAGGAGCAGAGAGAGTGAGCCAGCTCTGTTGCAGCCTGTACCTCAGAAACTACAGCTGCTACTGCAACAGAAGCATCAGCAGCAAGCTCAGGGCCCTCCCAAGGGTGCAGGGAAGTGGAGAAAGAAACTCCTAATAATATCTGTACTAATGGGGATCCTTACATCCATCTGGTTATTTTGGCATTTAAACCAGAAGATCAATTTGAGGAGAGAAGAGACTCTTGCCAACATGTGCGATGAAAGAGCACGGATGTTGCAAGATCAATTTAATGTTAGCATGAATCATGTTCATGCTCTGGCTCTTCTTGTATCAACTTTTCACCACGGGAAGCATCCATCTGCTGTTGATCAG AAAACATTTGGTGAGTATACCGAGAGAACAGCTTTTGAGAGGCCACTTACCAGTGGGGTTGCTTATGCATTGAAAGTTCTTCACTCAGAGAGGGAGCAATTTGAGAAACAGCATGGATGGACGATAAAGAAAATGGAAACTGAGGACCAGACTTTAGTCCAAGATTGCCTAACTGAAAATTTGGATCCTGCATCCGTTAAAGATGAATATGCACCCGTGATATTTTCACAAGAAACCGTTTCTCATATTGTCTCTATTGACATGATGTCTGGAAAG GAAGACCGTGAGAACATTTTGCGGGCAAGGGCAACTGGAAAGGGAGTATTGACATCACCTTTTAAGCTGTTAAAATCCAATCACGTTGGTGTTGTGCTCACATTTGCTGTTTATAACAAGGATTTGCCTCCAGATGCTACTCCAGAGTTACGTATTGAAGCAACAGTGGG GTACCTTGGTGCATCATATGATGTCCCCTCCCTGGTGGAGAAGCTTCTGCACCAACTTGCCAGCAAGCAAACAATTGTTGTCAATGTTTACGATACAACCAATTCGTCTGCTCGCATAAGCATGTACGGTACTGATGTAACTGATACTGGCCTACTGCATGTAAGCAGCCTCGATTTTGGGGATCCATTAAGGAAGCATGAGATGCACTGCAG GTTCAAGCAAAAACCTCCATTACCTTGGACGGCAATCAATGCATCACTAGGATTCCTTGTTATCACTTTACTTGTTGGTCATATCTTCCATGCAGCTATAAGTCGGATTGCAAAAGTTGAGAATGACTACCGTGAGATGATGGAGCTCAAAGCTCGTGCTGAAGCTGCGGATATAGCAAAATCTCAG TTTCTAGCTACTGTTTCCCATGAGATCCGGACTCCAATGAATGGTGTTCTAG GTATGCTGAAGATGCTGATGGACACGGATCTTGATGCGGTCCAAAGGGACTATGCTGAGACTGCTCATGCTAGTGGGAAAGATCTTATCTCGCTGATAAATGAGGTCCTTGATCAGGCTAAGATAGAATCAGGCAGGCTTGAACTTGAGGATGTGCCCTTCGATCTACGTTGTCTTCTTGATAATGTTCTCTCACTCTCCTCGGACAAATCTAATGATAAAGGAATTGAG TTGGCTGTTTATGTTTCTGATCGGGTTCCCGAAGTTGTTGTTGGTGATCCTGGGCGGTTTCGGCAAATAATTATCAATCTTGTTGGAAATTCAATTAAG TTCACGCAGGATAAGGGACATATTTTTGTCTCAGTGCATCTGGTAGATGAAGTGAAAGGTGCATGTGatgtgggagacaaagtgttacaacaaggcttgaacttggtTCAAGATATGTCAAGCAAGACATACAACACGTTAAGTGGCTTTCCGGTGGTAGACAGATGGAGAAGCTGGGagaattttaaaacattaaatagCAAAGATGCAGTGGAGGACCCTGAAAAGATTAAATTACTGGTGACAGTTGAGGATACAGGTGTGGGAATTCATTTGGGTGATCAAGATCGGATTTTCACTCCTTTTGTGCAAGCTGACAGTTCAACTTCACGACATTATGGTGGGACTGGAATAGGATTGAGCATCAGCAAacatctggtggaactcatgcATGGGGAGATAGGGTTTGTCAGTGAACCTGGCATTGGCAGTACTTTCTCATTTACTGGATCTTTTGCAAAAGGTGAAGTGAGTTCTTTGGATTCAAGGTGGAAGCAATATGATCCAGTGGTTTCAGAGTTTCAAGGTTTGAGAGCACTGGTTGTTGATAATAGAAGCATACGAGCTGAGGTCACTGGATATCATCTACGGAGATTGGGGATATCTCTGGATGTAATATCGAGTATGGAGTCAACATGCACCTATCTGTCAAACGCTTGTGGCACAAG TGACTTTGCTCATTTGGCCATGATTCTTATAGACAAAGATGCTTGGAACCAGGAAACAGTTCTTCAGTTCAGTTCCTTGCTCAAAGAACATAGGCAGAATGGCAGGCTAAATGTTTCAACGAACTTCCCTAAGATTTTTCTTTTGGCTACCGCCATGACTCCTCTTGAACGATCCAAGCTTAAGACTGCTGGTTTTGTAGATAATGTACTGATGAAGCCTCTTCGGTTGAGCGTCATCGTTGCCTGTTTCCAGGAACTCCTAGGAAATGGTAGAAAGGACCAGGTACATAGAAAGAAAACTACACTCGGGACCCTACTAAGAGAAAAACGAATTTTAGTGGTTGATGATAACAAGGTTAACAGAAGAGTGGCAGAAGGTGCTTTAAAGAAATATGGAGCAATTGTTTCCTGTGTGGAAAAAGGCCAGGATGCGCTGGACAAGCTTAGACCACCCCATAATTTTGATGCCTGCTTCATGGATCTTCAGATGCCGGAAATGGACGG GTTTGAAGCAACTAGGCAAATCCGCAGCGTGGAGACTCAGGTCAATGAAAAAATTGGTTCTGGAGAAGCATCAATTGATATGTATGGAAATGTGTCTTACTGGCACATTCCAATATTGGCAATGACAGCTGATGTCATCCAGACTACAAACGAAGAGTGCATGAAATGTGGGATGGATGGCTATGTGTCGAAGCCTTTTGAGGAAGAGCAACTTTATTCAGCTGTTGCAAGTTTTTTCGAGTCTGGTTGA
- the LOC108452292 gene encoding histidine kinase 2-like isoform X2, whose protein sequence is MWVAKSSELKDQCPVWVENTPSAHELSFPEHDSYVVPNAVSSLPWEHHTSRKNTSRRTAPGVQSKDHCENLSFCMVKGCWLLLVGLVLSCQIPGVRLKLWRSRESEPALLQPVPQKLQLLLQQKHQQQAQGPPKGAGKWRKKLLIISVLMGILTSIWLFWHLNQKINLRREETLANMCDERARMLQDQFNVSMNHVHALALLVSTFHHGKHPSAVDQKTFGEYTERTAFERPLTSGVAYALKVLHSEREQFEKQHGWTIKKMETEDQTLVQDCLTENLDPASVKDEYAPVIFSQETVSHIVSIDMMSGKEDRENILRARATGKGVLTSPFKLLKSNHVGVVLTFAVYNKDLPPDATPELRIEATVGYLGASYDVPSLVEKLLHQLASKQTIVVNVYDTTNSSARISMYGTDVTDTGLLHVSSLDFGDPLRKHEMHCRFKQKPPLPWTAINASLGFLVITLLVGHIFHAAISRIAKVENDYREMMELKARAEAADIAKSQFLATVSHEIRTPMNGVLGMLKMLMDTDLDAVQRDYAETAHASGKDLISLINEVLDQAKIESGRLELEDVPFDLRCLLDNVLSLSSDKSNDKGIELAVYVSDRVPEVVVGDPGRFRQIIINLVGNSIKFTQDKGHIFVSVHLVDEVKGACDVGDKVLQQGLNLVQDMSSKTYNTLSGFPVVDRWRSWENFKTLNSKDAVEDPEKIKLLVTVEDTGVGIHLGDQDRIFTPFVQADSSTSRHYGGTGIGLSISKHLVELMHGEIGFVSEPGIGSTFSFTGSFAKGEVSSLDSRWKQYDPVVSEFQGLRALVVDNRSIRAEVTGYHLRRLGISLDVISSMESTCTYLSNACGTSDFAHLAMILIDKDAWNQETVLQFSSLLKEHRQNGRLNVSTNFPKIFLLATAMTPLERSKLKTAGFVDNVLMKPLRLSVIVACFQELLGNGRKDQVHRKKTTLGTLLREKRILVVDDNKVNRRVAEGALKKYGAIVSCVEKGQDALDKLRPPHNFDACFMDLQMPEMDGFEATRQIRSVETQVNEKIGSGEASIDMYGNVSYWHIPILAMTADVIQTTNEECMKCGMDGYVSKPFEEEQLYSAVASFFESG, encoded by the exons ATGTGGGTTGCAAAAAGTTCAGAACTTAAGGATCAATGCCCAGTTTGGGTTGAGAATACTCCCAGTGCACATGAATTGTCATTTCCAGAGCACGATTCTTATGTTGTACCGAATGCTGTTTCATCATTACCATGGGAGCATCACACCAGCAGAAAG AACACCTCGCGAAGAACTGCACCAGGAGTCCAGTCAAAAGACCATTGTGAGAACTTGTCTTTTTGTATGGTGAAAGGATGTTGGTTGCTTCTTGTTGGACTGGTGCTGAGCTGCCAGATTCCAGGAGTCCGTTTGAAGCTGTGGAGGAGCAGAGAGAGTGAGCCAGCTCTGTTGCAGCCTGTACCTCAGAAACTACAGCTGCTACTGCAACAGAAGCATCAGCAGCAAGCTCAGGGCCCTCCCAAGGGTGCAGGGAAGTGGAGAAAGAAACTCCTAATAATATCTGTACTAATGGGGATCCTTACATCCATCTGGTTATTTTGGCATTTAAACCAGAAGATCAATTTGAGGAGAGAAGAGACTCTTGCCAACATGTGCGATGAAAGAGCACGGATGTTGCAAGATCAATTTAATGTTAGCATGAATCATGTTCATGCTCTGGCTCTTCTTGTATCAACTTTTCACCACGGGAAGCATCCATCTGCTGTTGATCAG AAAACATTTGGTGAGTATACCGAGAGAACAGCTTTTGAGAGGCCACTTACCAGTGGGGTTGCTTATGCATTGAAAGTTCTTCACTCAGAGAGGGAGCAATTTGAGAAACAGCATGGATGGACGATAAAGAAAATGGAAACTGAGGACCAGACTTTAGTCCAAGATTGCCTAACTGAAAATTTGGATCCTGCATCCGTTAAAGATGAATATGCACCCGTGATATTTTCACAAGAAACCGTTTCTCATATTGTCTCTATTGACATGATGTCTGGAAAG GAAGACCGTGAGAACATTTTGCGGGCAAGGGCAACTGGAAAGGGAGTATTGACATCACCTTTTAAGCTGTTAAAATCCAATCACGTTGGTGTTGTGCTCACATTTGCTGTTTATAACAAGGATTTGCCTCCAGATGCTACTCCAGAGTTACGTATTGAAGCAACAGTGGG GTACCTTGGTGCATCATATGATGTCCCCTCCCTGGTGGAGAAGCTTCTGCACCAACTTGCCAGCAAGCAAACAATTGTTGTCAATGTTTACGATACAACCAATTCGTCTGCTCGCATAAGCATGTACGGTACTGATGTAACTGATACTGGCCTACTGCATGTAAGCAGCCTCGATTTTGGGGATCCATTAAGGAAGCATGAGATGCACTGCAG GTTCAAGCAAAAACCTCCATTACCTTGGACGGCAATCAATGCATCACTAGGATTCCTTGTTATCACTTTACTTGTTGGTCATATCTTCCATGCAGCTATAAGTCGGATTGCAAAAGTTGAGAATGACTACCGTGAGATGATGGAGCTCAAAGCTCGTGCTGAAGCTGCGGATATAGCAAAATCTCAG TTTCTAGCTACTGTTTCCCATGAGATCCGGACTCCAATGAATGGTGTTCTAG GTATGCTGAAGATGCTGATGGACACGGATCTTGATGCGGTCCAAAGGGACTATGCTGAGACTGCTCATGCTAGTGGGAAAGATCTTATCTCGCTGATAAATGAGGTCCTTGATCAGGCTAAGATAGAATCAGGCAGGCTTGAACTTGAGGATGTGCCCTTCGATCTACGTTGTCTTCTTGATAATGTTCTCTCACTCTCCTCGGACAAATCTAATGATAAAGGAATTGAG TTGGCTGTTTATGTTTCTGATCGGGTTCCCGAAGTTGTTGTTGGTGATCCTGGGCGGTTTCGGCAAATAATTATCAATCTTGTTGGAAATTCAATTAAG TTCACGCAGGATAAGGGACATATTTTTGTCTCAGTGCATCTGGTAGATGAAGTGAAAGGTGCATGTGatgtgggagacaaagtgttacaacaaggcttgaacttggtTCAAGATATGTCAAGCAAGACATACAACACGTTAAGTGGCTTTCCGGTGGTAGACAGATGGAGAAGCTGGGagaattttaaaacattaaatagCAAAGATGCAGTGGAGGACCCTGAAAAGATTAAATTACTGGTGACAGTTGAGGATACAGGTGTGGGAATTCATTTGGGTGATCAAGATCGGATTTTCACTCCTTTTGTGCAAGCTGACAGTTCAACTTCACGACATTATGGTGGGACTGGAATAGGATTGAGCATCAGCAAacatctggtggaactcatgcATGGGGAGATAGGGTTTGTCAGTGAACCTGGCATTGGCAGTACTTTCTCATTTACTGGATCTTTTGCAAAAGGTGAAGTGAGTTCTTTGGATTCAAGGTGGAAGCAATATGATCCAGTGGTTTCAGAGTTTCAAGGTTTGAGAGCACTGGTTGTTGATAATAGAAGCATACGAGCTGAGGTCACTGGATATCATCTACGGAGATTGGGGATATCTCTGGATGTAATATCGAGTATGGAGTCAACATGCACCTATCTGTCAAACGCTTGTGGCACAAG TGACTTTGCTCATTTGGCCATGATTCTTATAGACAAAGATGCTTGGAACCAGGAAACAGTTCTTCAGTTCAGTTCCTTGCTCAAAGAACATAGGCAGAATGGCAGGCTAAATGTTTCAACGAACTTCCCTAAGATTTTTCTTTTGGCTACCGCCATGACTCCTCTTGAACGATCCAAGCTTAAGACTGCTGGTTTTGTAGATAATGTACTGATGAAGCCTCTTCGGTTGAGCGTCATCGTTGCCTGTTTCCAGGAACTCCTAGGAAATGGTAGAAAGGACCAGGTACATAGAAAGAAAACTACACTCGGGACCCTACTAAGAGAAAAACGAATTTTAGTGGTTGATGATAACAAGGTTAACAGAAGAGTGGCAGAAGGTGCTTTAAAGAAATATGGAGCAATTGTTTCCTGTGTGGAAAAAGGCCAGGATGCGCTGGACAAGCTTAGACCACCCCATAATTTTGATGCCTGCTTCATGGATCTTCAGATGCCGGAAATGGACGG GTTTGAAGCAACTAGGCAAATCCGCAGCGTGGAGACTCAGGTCAATGAAAAAATTGGTTCTGGAGAAGCATCAATTGATATGTATGGAAATGTGTCTTACTGGCACATTCCAATATTGGCAATGACAGCTGATGTCATCCAGACTACAAACGAAGAGTGCATGAAATGTGGGATGGATGGCTATGTGTCGAAGCCTTTTGAGGAAGAGCAACTTTATTCAGCTGTTGCAAGTTTTTTCGAGTCTGGTTGA
- the LOC108484518 gene encoding glucan endo-1,3-beta-glucosidase 4 isoform X1: protein MSPSLVKITLVLLFMSIIIPQKSVGEYEQWCIADEQTPDEELKVALDWACGEGGADCSKIQVNQACYFPNTMTNHVSYAFNDYFQRFKHKGGSCNFKGAAMITELDPSYKSCKYEFIP from the exons ATGTCACCCTCGTTGGTAAAGATCACGCTTGTGCTGCTATTTATGTCAATTATTATTCCTCAAAAATCAG TTGGGGAATACGAGCAATGGTGCATAGCAGATGAACAAACCCCAGATGAAGAGTTGAAGGTAGCCCTGGATTGGGCATGTGGGGAAGGTGGTGCAGATTGCAGTAAGATTCAGGTAAACCAGGCTTGTTATTTTCCAAACACTATGACAAACCATGTTTCCTATGCCTTCAATGATTACTTCCAAAGGTTCAAGCACAAAGGAGGATCTTGCAACTTCAAAGGAGCTGCCATGATTACAGAACTAGATCCAA GTTATAAATCTTGCAAATACGAGTTTATTCCCTGA
- the LOC108484518 gene encoding PLASMODESMATA CALLOSE-BINDING PROTEIN 5 isoform X2 — MSPSLVKITLVLLFMSIIIPQKSVGEYEQWCIADEQTPDEELKVALDWACGEGGADCSKIQVQAQRRILQLQRSCHDYRTRSKL, encoded by the exons ATGTCACCCTCGTTGGTAAAGATCACGCTTGTGCTGCTATTTATGTCAATTATTATTCCTCAAAAATCAG TTGGGGAATACGAGCAATGGTGCATAGCAGATGAACAAACCCCAGATGAAGAGTTGAAGGTAGCCCTGGATTGGGCATGTGGGGAAGGTGGTGCAGATTGCAGTAAGATTCAG GTTCAAGCACAAAGGAGGATCTTGCAACTTCAAAGGAGCTGCCATGATTACAGAACTAGATCCAA GTTATAA